A stretch of DNA from Mesorhizobium onobrychidis:
GTCGTGCGCCGGCCGTCTCTCCGCTGACCTCGTAGCGGGCCGACAGAAAATTCATGGCCGGCGATCCGATGAAGCCGGCAACGAACAGGTTGGCCGGGCGGTCGTAAAGCTCCAGCGGGCTGCCGACCTGCTGCACCACGCCCTCATGCATGGCGACGATCCGGTCGGCCAAGGTCATCGCCTCGATCTGGTCGTGGGTGACATAGATCGAGGTCGCGCCGAGATCGCGGTGCAGCTTCTTGATCTCTGCCCGCATCTGCTCGCGCAAGCGCGCGTCGAGATTGGACAGCGGCTCGTCGAACAGGAATGCCTTGGGCTGTCGCACGATCGCGCGGCCCATCGCCACGCGCTGGCGCTGACCGCCCGACAATGCCTTCGGCCGCCGCGCAAGCAGCGGCTGCAGCTCAAGCTTCCGGGCCGCATTGCTGACAGCGGCCGTGATCTTCTCGCGGGCGGCCTTACGGATCCGCAAGCCATAACTCATGTTCTCGGCGACGTTCATGTGTGGGTAGAGCGCGTAGGACTGGAACACCATGGCGATGTCGCGGTCCTTGGGTGCCCGCTCATTGACGCGCATGCCGTCGATCCGGATCTCACCTTCGGTCACCTCCTCAAGGCCGGCGATCATGCGCAGCAGCGTGCTCTTGCCGCAGCCGGACGGCCCCACCAACACCACGAACTCGCCGTTCTTTATCGACAAGTCGACGCCGTGCAGCACGGAGACGATGCCGAAATTCTTGCGGACATTGCGGATGTCGATCGATGCCATGAAACCTCACTCAGCCCTTGACCGCGCCGGCCGTCAGGCCCTGGACCAGATAGCGCTGGATGAACAGGAAGAAGAGGCAGGCCGGGATCAGCGCCAGCACGCCGGCCGCCATCATCTGCCCGAAATCGACCGAAAACTTCGATACGAAGGTGAGCAGACCGACCGGAAACGTGGCGGCACTGTTGCCCGAAATCAGCATCAGCGCGAACAGCAGTTCGCTCCATGCGGCGGTGAATACAAAACCCAGCGTCGCGGCAATGCCGGGCAGCGTCAGCGGCAGGACGATCTGGCGAAACGCCATGAACTGCGTGGCGCCATCGATCTTGGCCGCCTCCTCCAACTCCTTGGGAATGCCGTCGAAAAACGACTGCATCAGGAACGTCGCGAAGGGGATGTTGAAGGCGGTGTAGACGACCACCAGCCCGGTCAGGCTGTTGGTCAGCCCGAGCGGCGAGAGCATCTTGAAGATCGGCGCGACCAGCATCACCAATGGAAACATCTGGGTGAGCAGCATCAGCGCGACCAGCCAGTATTTGCCGCGGAAGGTGAAACGCGACAACGCATAGCCGGAGAGGGACGCGAGCAGCGTCACGATCACGGCCGTCGCGCCGGCAACGATCATGCTGTTCCTGAAGAAGACCGGGAATGCACTGTGGGCAAGCACGAAGCGGAAATGTTCAAAGCTCATCCGCGACGGCCACATCCGCACGCCCTCCGAATAGAGCAGGTCGTTCGGCGTCACCGATACTTTCAACAGCCAGAACAGCGGGAACAGCGCAAAGACCACATAGCAGAGGATCGCCAGGCGGTGCAGCGCGGTGCCGAAGGTCAAATACCTGTTCATCTGGTCATCCCCCGACCCATCACGACCGATCCATCAGGACTTGCCGGAGCATGACGATCAGCATCGAGTAGGCGAGCAGCAGGACGAGCAGCACCAGCGCAATGGCCGAGGCATAGCCGAAATCAAGGGCTCTGAAGGCCTGCGTGAAGATGTAGCTCGCGACGATCTGCGTGCGGTCGGCCGGCCCGCCGCTGGTCATGACGATGATCAGGTCGGCGAAGTTCGAGATCCAGACAGTGCGCAACAGCACGGTGATCGCAATGGTCGGCGCAAGGAATGGCAACGTGATCGACGTGAACCGCCTGATCGCGCCGGCGCCGTCGATCGCCGCCGCCTCGTAGAGGTCGCGCGGGATGGCCTGGAGCGCGGCCAGCAGCGTGATGGCGAAGAAGGGAATGCCCCACCAGACGTTGGCGATGATCGGTCCCCACATGGCGAGCTGAGGATTGGAAAGGATGTTGGCCGGCTCGCTCATGAGGCCGAGCGCATAAAGCCAATGCGGCAGCGGTCCGATGACGGGGTTGAACAGCCACGCCCAGTTGAGCCCAGTGAGAAAAGTCGGCACCGCCCAGGGCAGGAACACCAGCGCCTGCGCTATGGCGCGGCCGGCAAACGGCCGGTCGAGCAACAGCGCCAGGACCAGTCCGAACACGAACTGCAGGAAGACGGACGCGCCGGTCCACCACAGCGTGTTGCGCAGCGCCCGATAAAAATTATCGTCGTCATAAAGGGTGCGAAAATGATCAAGCCCGACATACCCGCCAGAGAAGGGATTGAGCAAGTGCACGTCACGGAAGGCGTAGGACAGGCCTAGCACCAGCGGCGCCAGCATGATGGTGACGATCAGAATCAGCGCCGGGGCGGTGTAAAGATATGGCTCGGCGTGGCGCGTGATCCGGTCGACCAGCGACCGGCGGCGCGATTCCGGGAACCCGGCGGTGGCGTCAAAAACCATCAGCTAACGCTTTCGTTCCAACTGGCCATCCTTCCAATCGACCATGGACGAGACCTATCGGAGCCACCCGGCGATTGGCGGCTCCGATGCTCTAGGTCCGCCGTTTATTTCTTGGCCAGGTACTTCTGCTGCGCCTTGGTCAGATAGTCGGCCCACTGGTTGGCCATTTCCTCGGGCGTGATGTCGCCGAGCAATGCCTGTTGACTGGTCTTGATGACCATCGAGTCCTTGAAGAAGGCGAACTCCTCGAGATAGGTCGGCATGACCGTCGGCACCGCATCCTTGTCCTCGAGTTCGGCGAACCAGCCCTTGAACTGCTCGCTTGCGTAGAAGGGATCCTTTTCGGCCGACTTGTGGACCGGCAGCGCACCGGTGCGCTTGTTCCACTCGATATTGCCCTCGGGCCCTTCGAGCGTTTCGATCAGCTTCCAGGAGAGGTCCTTGTTCTGGCTGGCCGCCATCATCGACCAACCGGCATAGCCGATGGTCGGGAACGTCTTGCCGGACGGCCCCTTCGGCATGGTCGTGACGCCGTAGTCTTCCGGCTTCATCCGCTCGGCGATTGCGATCAGCGCGTCTGGATCCTGATCAAGCATTGCGCAGGTGCCGGTGTAGAATCCGGCGACGATTTCGTTAAAACCCCAGTTGACGCTGTCCTTCGGTGCCAATCCCTTCTTGTACAGGTCGACGACCCAGGTCAGTCCCTTGACCCAGCCTTCGCTGTTCATCGTCGAGGTGCCGTCTTCATTGAAGAACTTGTTGGAGCCGGCCATGGTTGCGCCGAACATGATCCAGCCGTTGAGGCCGCCCGGCCCGCCGCGCAGGCAGTAGCCATATTTGCCTGGAAGCTTGGATACTTTTTCCGACGCCGCCACGAACTCGTCCATCGTCTTGGGCGGCTCGGCGACACCAGCCTCCTGGAACAGCTTCTTGTTGTAGAACATCGCCCGGAGATAGAAGCCATAGGGCAGCATGTAGGCGGTGTTGTTCACGTCGCGGCCGAGTTCGAGCGCGCGATCAGTGAGGCCCGAGGTGTGCTCCCATTTGGCAAGATAGGGTTCGAGGCTTTCGAGAAGGCCGTTATTGGCATAGAGCGACAGCCAGGTATCCGGCATCTCCATGACGTCGGGGATTTCGCCGGCGGAGACCATAGTCGCGAATTTCTGGAACGCCTCGCCCCAGGGCAGCGAGATCACCTCGACCTTCGTGCCCGGGTTGGCAGCCTCGAATTTGGACACGATCGATTTCAGGGTTTCGGTGCGCTCGGGGCTGGTGATCACTTCCACGAGCTTCAGCGTCGTGTCGGCGAGTGCAGCACCCGACATCAGTACGGTGGCGAATGCGGCGATAAGAAGCTTCTTCATTTTCCGTTCCCTTCTTGTCTGGTTGCTTCAGGTCTTTTCTTCGGAAGCGGCTGTGATAGCCGTTTCCAGGTCACTCCACAGCGCCTCGGTTCCCTCGAGGCCGACATGGAGACGCACGGACCGCGGATGGACGCCGAACGCCATCGCGGAATTGGGTTGGGCTTTCTGCTGCAGTACGACCTCGCCGGGCACAATGAGGCTTTCGTGGCCGCCCCAGGACACGCCCAGCTTGAACAGCTTGAGGCGGTCGGCAAACGTCCGGATGTCGATGCCGTCGCGGAAAACAAATGAGAACAGGCCCGACGTGCCGGTGAGCCCCGCCGGAAGCTGGTTGGCCAACCCCGGATGGCAGACTTTCTCGACGATCGGATGATCCTGCAGGCGCCGTGCGATTTCGAGGCCGGAGGCCTGATGCGCGCGCATGCGGATCGGCAGTGTGCGCAGGCCGCGGATCAAGAGCCAGGCGTCGAATGGCGACAGCTTGCCGCCGAGATACGGATAGGCTTCGCCGCGGATGCGACCGATCAAGTCCTTCGAGCCCGCGACCACGCCGGCCACGACATCGCTGTGGCCACCCAGATACTTGGACGCGGAGTGGACCACCACATCGACGCCGAGCGACAGCGGCCGCTGGAAGACCGGGCTGGCCCAGCTGTTGTCGATGATGGTCGGAATGCCGTGGGACTTTGCCAGCGCAGCGAGCGCACCGATGTCATGGGCTTCCATGACCCAGCTGGTCGGGCTTTCCATATAGAACAGCTTGGCGCCAGGCAGGGCGCTCGCGACAGCGGCTTCGTCGCGCCCGTCGACATAGGTCACCTCGATGCGCATGCGCGCGAGCAGCGTCCCGAACAGCCGGAACGCGTCCGGGTAGATATGCCTGACCGCGACGATGCGGTCGCCCGGTTCGACGAAGCTCAGCACTGCCGACGAGATGGCGGACATGCCGCTTGCAAAACCGATCGCGTCCTCGGCGCCCTCCAGCTTTGCCAGCATTTCCTCGAACATGCGCACGGTCGGGTTCAGCCCGCGCGTGTAGGTCGGCCGCACCTTTTCGCCGCGGTACGTCTCGAGCATCACGTCATAGTTCGGGAAGGTGAAGAGCGAGGTCTGCACGATCGGCGGCACGACGGCATCGAAGGCGTTGCCCTCGTCATGCGCGGCGATCAGCGATGCCTGGTCGAAAAAATCGGGACCGTTCATTTCGACATTTCCTCGATATCCTCTTCCACGATCTCGAGGATCTTCAGCGTTTTTCCCCGCGCCAGCTCCGCGTTCCTGGCGACGATCGCATCGAACAGCTCGCGGTGATACGGGAACGATCGCCGCGCGAAATCCTGCCGGTCAAAAGGATGGTCCCAAAAGCGCTCGAACGCTTCGCGCATCTGCCCCAGGAGCTGCCGGAAAAGCGGGTTGTGCGTGGCGTCGTAGACGGCCAGGTGAAAGGCCAGGTCTTCCGGACCCGACGTGCCGGTGGCGAGATGGACGCGCTCCATCTCGATGAGTTTTTCCTCGATCGTCCGCAGATCGTCGACAGTCCTCCGCCGCGCCGCGACCATGCTTGCCTCGGCCTCGATGCCGCGGCGTACCTCGAGGGTGTGCAAGAGACCATCGCGCAGCTCTGCCGTATCGAGCGACAGCGGCAAATGGATCGTGCCGGCGGATATCGGCTTGAGCAGATAGGTACCGCTGCCTTTGCGGGTCTCGGTGACGCCGAGCGCTTCGAAACGCCCCATCGCCTCGCGTATCGTCGAGCGCCCGACGGAAAGCGCGGCCATCAATTCGCGTTCGGTCGGAAGCCGGTCACCGCTCTTCAGCGCAGCGCGCTCGACATAGTCGGCCAGCGCTTCCATGACCTGCTTGCCGCGATCCAACGGCGGGAGCGTGGCGATTGCCACACGCGTGGCAGGTGCCCCGGGCAGTTCGCCGCGCGCTCGCATGGGTACCTACATCCAAAATTGGTCTGACATCTTAGCAGTTTTGCGCGCGGCCGACCTTTCGTCAAGTGCCGTGGGCAGTGTCTCAGTTTGCATTTGGCTCACGACCCGCTGTGGAGACCTTAAACCTGCCGCAAAGGCTTCCTCTGCGACGTTGCAAAAATCAGATGCAAAAACTGTCGTTTAAACGGGGATTTTGCGACAGTCGCTTTGAGCCCAAAAGCTACCGTTCAGCCTCATCCTGGAGAGAGGCCATCGAGGAGGAAACCGAGGCCTTTCCGAAAGGTGCCACCCCAATCGTTATCCAACAGCAGACGAGAGCGTTCGATCGTAGGGTAGCGTTCGCTGAGACGTGTAAGGCGTTGCTGCGCGGCGGCCCTGTCGTCGTCCGAGAGGTCGAAGCTCGCCCGGGTGATGGTGGCGCCCATCACATAGTTCCAGAGCGACCATATCACGACGTTCAGATCTGCGTCCGCAACCCCGGCTCTGGACAAGGCCTTGCTCAGCAGTTCTAGGCGACTGAGGATGTTCGGGCCGAGCGCCCGGCGCGGCAACAGCGATGCCGACCAAGGATGGCGCAGCATGCTGGCGCGCCAGTCTTCGAGCATATGAACGACTTCTCCGCGCCAGTCTCGAGACTCAACTATTTGCGGCGGTCCGCGATATTCGAGCACCGAGTCGAGCGCCAGATCAAAGACATCCTCTTTGTTGTCGACGTGCCAATATAGGCTCATCACGCCCGAACCGAGGCGATCGGCCAGCCGACGCATCGTCAATCCGTCGACTCCCTGGGCGTCCAGCAGTTCTACCGCGGTCGCCACGATGCGTTCCCGAGAGAGCGGCGGTTCACTGCGCGGCTCCTGCACGGGCTGGAGCCGCTCATTTATCCCTCGTTTGCTCCGGGCGCCGCTGCGTTTTGCAGCCATCCGTCTCCCTCGCTGTTCAGAACGTCGATTTTGACCGGCAAAGCGGCGAATGTCGATCTTGAACGATTGACTCGTACGGCGTACCATACGATGACTCGTACGTCGCACGAGTCATCGTATGGGCGATACGGTTAAAGTTCAATCATGCCGGCCGCGAGGGTACGTTGCTCGCAGAGCCAAGAGAAAATCATGTCACGCGCAATCAAGCATCTTATCGGAGGGCTAATCGTCATGACCATCGGAGTTCCCACTGCGACGACAGCAAATGAGAATGATCTCAAGCTGACCATCGTCAATCCACAAAACCTCTACGACCCGTCGCCGAATGGCTACAGCACGGCGGTGATCGCGCCTCGCGAAGCCCGGGTGGCATATATCTCCGGGCAGGGCGGCCAGGACAGCACGGGAGCCTTGTCGCCCGACTTCGCTGTCCAGGTGAAACAGGCATATGCGAACCTGCGCACCGCGCTTGAGGGGATCGGTGCGAAGCCCAATCAGGTCGCCAAGCTCACGGTCTTCGTGGTCGATCATGATATGTCCAAGCTTGAGGTGTTGACCAAGAACGTGAAGAAAATGTTCGGTGAGGCGCTGCCGGCGCAGACCCTGATTCCCGTTCCCAAGCTTGCAATTGACCCCATGCTCTTCGAGGTGGAGGCCGTCGTCATTCTGGAGTAGTGATGCCGGTCGCCCTTCGCACATATCCTGAGCTTCGCGATAGTTTCACCCTGTCCATCCGGTCAATGGTTTGCCTGTCGCAAATTTCCCTCGCAAAAATGGGTGTTTCGCGGACGATTTTTGGGACAGCCGCAAGGGGCGCTCGCCACCCGAATGCGACGGTCATTTAGTGTGGGATCGAGGAGCCGAATGTGATGGCATTGGATGGCGTACGTGCCTTGGTATTCGACGTATTCGGCACTGTCGTCGATTGGCGCAGCGGCGTGGCGCGCGAAGCTGAACCGTTCCTGAAGCGGCATGGAGCAGGATCCGCCATTCCTACCGCTTTCGCGGATGCGTGGCGCAGCCGTTACTCCCCAGCGATGGAGGAGGTGCGCAGCGGCCGGCGGCCTTTTACACGGCTCGACGTGCTGCATCGGGAGAATCTGGAAGCTGTTTTGCCAGAATTCGGGATCGACCCGGCTTCGGTGCCAGCGTCGGAGCTGGACGAACTGAACCGGGCATGGCACCGATTGGAGCCATGGCCGGACGCGGTGGCCGGCCTCACACGGCTCAAGGCCCGCTATATCATCGCGCCGCTCTCGAACGGTAACATCGCCCTCATGCTCAACATGGCGAAGCGTAGTCGCATCCCTTGGGATGCCATCCTCGGCGCCGAAGTCGTGCGAGCGTACAAGCCGATGCCGGAAGCCTATCTTCGCACCGCTGACGTCCTGGCAATGAAGCCAGTTGAGATCTGTCTTGTGGCCGCCCACAATGGCGACCTAGCAGCGGCTCGGCTATGCGGATTGCGAACAGCCTTTGTCCCGCGTCCGACCGAGCACGGGTTAGCGCAGACCACGGACTCGCATCCTGATCAGGCCTGGGATTTGGTGGCCAGCGACTTCATTGACTTGGCTGAACGGCTTCAATTGTAGCGCGTCCCAACGATCAGCAAACCACCCCCCTTCAGGGTTCTTCCACCTTTGGGTCCGATGCTCTCTTCGGCGTCGCGACCCAATTGCTCCGCGATCTATCCGGGTTGCGGATAGCCAAGATGGGAGGCTTTACTACGCCTTGCGTTCCCAGCGCCGGTCCCGCCCTTCACCGAGCGACTGCCAGAATCCCGAGCACCGACGCGACGGTGGCGAGCAGGATTCGAACGTTGTGGACCATGAGCCAGGTGTCTAGCCGGGCGGGCACCTGATCCAGGAGAATCGACTTGGTGGCGAATTGCGCGTTGGTCGGAAGGAACCAGGCCATAGTGAGAACCAGAACGGCAGCGACACAGGCGATCGCCCCGATCCACAGTGCACGTATTCCTCCCTCGCCTCGCTCCAGCCGAGCCAGAGCGAACCGATCAGGCCGATGAGGGTCGGAACGACGACAAGGGGGATCGTTCTTATGATGAACCGGTCGTTCTGGCTAAACCAGTCGAGGAATTCGGCAGCCGGAAGGCTCTTCCAGTAGCCGCCCAACGTTACGCCGATCGTCAGCATGACGCCGGCGAACATCGCCGAACCCGAGATAGCGAGAATGTTGAATAGGAGTCGCAACGGAATCACTCCTGCCTTTCTTTCTTTTCTTTTCGATTTTGATGACTTCGAGTTCTTGCTGACGCCACGCCTACGCGACGCAGACGCCCGCCACGCCGACTTTTTGAAACAGGTGCGGGGAAGCGACCGCCGAAGCCGGATAGACTGAGAGTTTCGCCCTGAACTCCGGATGCATGAACGCAGTCCGGAAGTCTGCTGTCGATCCCCAGACGGCATAGTTCAGATAAGTAGGACTTTCGCCGACCGCGCGGTGAAGCTGGGTCGAGATGAAACCCGGCTGCTGTTTCATGAACAGCGCATCTTCCTGCCAGGCTCGGAGAAAGGTCTGTTCGTCCGCCTTGTCAAGCGTGAATACGTTCACGAGCACGACGGAAGCAGCATCGATTGCGATCTGACGTTCGATCGGGAATGCAGGGTCCAGTGGGCGCATAAGAGACATGATAGGTTCCTTTTCACTTTGGTTTGACGATGTCGATCTGGTATGATGCACACATATCTAATTGACATCATAATGTCAATAGCATCCTATGGTGACAAATGAACGAAACAACGAAGACCCCAAACCGAACCCCGGCGGGTGAAGCCTTGACCGATCTCATTCTCGGCCTGTTCAGGGTCAATAACCTGACTTTGACGTGGGGCGATCGGCTCGTGGCTCCGCTTGGGCTGACCAGCGCCCGTTGGCAGATCCTCGGCGCCATTGTCGCAGCCGAACGCCCGCAGCCGGTCGCGTGGCTCGCACGCGATCTCGGCGCCAACCGCCAGAACGTGCAGCGCATCGTCAACGATTTGGCGAAGGAAGGGCTCGTCAGGTTCGAACCCAATCCGCATCACCGCCGCGCGCACCTTGTCGTGCTGACCGACAAGGGACAGCAGACCTATGACGCCGCGATCAGATTGTACGACCCACGTGTCAACACGCTTGCGGAGGGTTTTCCCATCGAAGACCTCGAAACGGCCGGCCGTGTCATGAAGGCGCTGCGGAAGAAATTCGAAGGA
This window harbors:
- a CDS encoding anthrone oxygenase family protein, which encodes MARLERGEGGIRALWIGAIACVAAVLVLTMAWFLPTNAQFATKSILLDQVPARLDTWLMVHNVRILLATVASVLGILAVAR
- a CDS encoding carbohydrate ABC transporter permease; translated protein: MVFDATAGFPESRRRSLVDRITRHAEPYLYTAPALILIVTIMLAPLVLGLSYAFRDVHLLNPFSGGYVGLDHFRTLYDDDNFYRALRNTLWWTGASVFLQFVFGLVLALLLDRPFAGRAIAQALVFLPWAVPTFLTGLNWAWLFNPVIGPLPHWLYALGLMSEPANILSNPQLAMWGPIIANVWWGIPFFAITLLAALQAIPRDLYEAAAIDGAGAIRRFTSITLPFLAPTIAITVLLRTVWISNFADLIIVMTSGGPADRTQIVASYIFTQAFRALDFGYASAIALVLLVLLLAYSMLIVMLRQVLMDRS
- a CDS encoding ABC transporter ATP-binding protein, with the translated sequence MASIDIRNVRKNFGIVSVLHGVDLSIKNGEFVVLVGPSGCGKSTLLRMIAGLEEVTEGEIRIDGMRVNERAPKDRDIAMVFQSYALYPHMNVAENMSYGLRIRKAAREKITAAVSNAARKLELQPLLARRPKALSGGQRQRVAMGRAIVRQPKAFLFDEPLSNLDARLREQMRAEIKKLHRDLGATSIYVTHDQIEAMTLADRIVAMHEGVVQQVGSPLELYDRPANLFVAGFIGSPAMNFLSARYEVSGETAGARLPDGTLIALSSAYQLEEGAAVTLGIRPEHVEMSPGSEGSLRATVDLIEPTGFGIILHLGLHGLPFNVFTLDRAALTAGPTVTVAFPPQHLHLFDETEKRALESGLQKGKG
- a CDS encoding carbohydrate ABC transporter permease translates to MNRYLTFGTALHRLAILCYVVFALFPLFWLLKVSVTPNDLLYSEGVRMWPSRMSFEHFRFVLAHSAFPVFFRNSMIVAGATAVIVTLLASLSGYALSRFTFRGKYWLVALMLLTQMFPLVMLVAPIFKMLSPLGLTNSLTGLVVVYTAFNIPFATFLMQSFFDGIPKELEEAAKIDGATQFMAFRQIVLPLTLPGIAATLGFVFTAAWSELLFALMLISGNSAATFPVGLLTFVSKFSVDFGQMMAAGVLALIPACLFFLFIQRYLVQGLTAGAVKG
- a CDS encoding MarR family winged helix-turn-helix transcriptional regulator, whose translation is MNETTKTPNRTPAGEALTDLILGLFRVNNLTLTWGDRLVAPLGLTSARWQILGAIVAAERPQPVAWLARDLGANRQNVQRIVNDLAKEGLVRFEPNPHHRRAHLVVLTDKGQQTYDAAIRLYDPRVNTLAEGFPIEDLETAGRVMKALRKKFEGEENAEEQS
- a CDS encoding FadR/GntR family transcriptional regulator — its product is MRARGELPGAPATRVAIATLPPLDRGKQVMEALADYVERAALKSGDRLPTERELMAALSVGRSTIREAMGRFEALGVTETRKGSGTYLLKPISAGTIHLPLSLDTAELRDGLLHTLEVRRGIEAEASMVAARRRTVDDLRTIEEKLIEMERVHLATGTSGPEDLAFHLAVYDATHNPLFRQLLGQMREAFERFWDHPFDRQDFARRSFPYHRELFDAIVARNAELARGKTLKILEIVEEDIEEMSK
- a CDS encoding PLP-dependent transferase; protein product: MNGPDFFDQASLIAAHDEGNAFDAVVPPIVQTSLFTFPNYDVMLETYRGEKVRPTYTRGLNPTVRMFEEMLAKLEGAEDAIGFASGMSAISSAVLSFVEPGDRIVAVRHIYPDAFRLFGTLLARMRIEVTYVDGRDEAAVASALPGAKLFYMESPTSWVMEAHDIGALAALAKSHGIPTIIDNSWASPVFQRPLSLGVDVVVHSASKYLGGHSDVVAGVVAGSKDLIGRIRGEAYPYLGGKLSPFDAWLLIRGLRTLPIRMRAHQASGLEIARRLQDHPIVEKVCHPGLANQLPAGLTGTSGLFSFVFRDGIDIRTFADRLKLFKLGVSWGGHESLIVPGEVVLQQKAQPNSAMAFGVHPRSVRLHVGLEGTEALWSDLETAITAASEEKT
- a CDS encoding haloacid dehalogenase type II → MALDGVRALVFDVFGTVVDWRSGVAREAEPFLKRHGAGSAIPTAFADAWRSRYSPAMEEVRSGRRPFTRLDVLHRENLEAVLPEFGIDPASVPASELDELNRAWHRLEPWPDAVAGLTRLKARYIIAPLSNGNIALMLNMAKRSRIPWDAILGAEVVRAYKPMPEAYLRTADVLAMKPVEICLVAAHNGDLAAARLCGLRTAFVPRPTEHGLAQTTDSHPDQAWDLVASDFIDLAERLQL
- a CDS encoding antibiotic biosynthesis monooxygenase family protein; amino-acid sequence: MSLMRPLDPAFPIERQIAIDAASVVLVNVFTLDKADEQTFLRAWQEDALFMKQQPGFISTQLHRAVGESPTYLNYAVWGSTADFRTAFMHPEFRAKLSVYPASAVASPHLFQKVGVAGVCVA
- a CDS encoding RidA family protein, translating into MSRAIKHLIGGLIVMTIGVPTATTANENDLKLTIVNPQNLYDPSPNGYSTAVIAPREARVAYISGQGGQDSTGALSPDFAVQVKQAYANLRTALEGIGAKPNQVAKLTVFVVDHDMSKLEVLTKNVKKMFGEALPAQTLIPVPKLAIDPMLFEVEAVVILE
- a CDS encoding TetR/AcrR family transcriptional regulator, translating into MAAKRSGARSKRGINERLQPVQEPRSEPPLSRERIVATAVELLDAQGVDGLTMRRLADRLGSGVMSLYWHVDNKEDVFDLALDSVLEYRGPPQIVESRDWRGEVVHMLEDWRASMLRHPWSASLLPRRALGPNILSRLELLSKALSRAGVADADLNVVIWSLWNYVMGATITRASFDLSDDDRAAAQQRLTRLSERYPTIERSRLLLDNDWGGTFRKGLGFLLDGLSPG
- a CDS encoding ABC transporter substrate-binding protein; protein product: MKKLLIAAFATVLMSGAALADTTLKLVEVITSPERTETLKSIVSKFEAANPGTKVEVISLPWGEAFQKFATMVSAGEIPDVMEMPDTWLSLYANNGLLESLEPYLAKWEHTSGLTDRALELGRDVNNTAYMLPYGFYLRAMFYNKKLFQEAGVAEPPKTMDEFVAASEKVSKLPGKYGYCLRGGPGGLNGWIMFGATMAGSNKFFNEDGTSTMNSEGWVKGLTWVVDLYKKGLAPKDSVNWGFNEIVAGFYTGTCAMLDQDPDALIAIAERMKPEDYGVTTMPKGPSGKTFPTIGYAGWSMMAASQNKDLSWKLIETLEGPEGNIEWNKRTGALPVHKSAEKDPFYASEQFKGWFAELEDKDAVPTVMPTYLEEFAFFKDSMVIKTSQQALLGDITPEEMANQWADYLTKAQQKYLAKK